CCGGCAGACATTCCTGAAAGATTCATCTCAGCACGATTGGCATTGATATTTTCAGACAACAGGCTTTTTCCTGAAATATCCATCAGCTCCAAAGACTTTATCATTTTGCTTCCGGTCATTGAAACCGACACTTTATCTTTCGCCGGATTTGGATATACCCTAAAATCTGTTTCACTTACGTCGTTAACACCGAGCTGCGACACAAATTCCGTCTGGAAAGTATTTGTAACAATAGCAGGGTTAAAATCAAAATAAATAGATGCGGTATTCGGGATGATATCACCCAATTCAAAACCTGGTTCCGGTTTCACTTCAAAAGTGACATAACCATGCCCTATTGTGGTATTTTCTTCTGATGGTGGCAAATCAATTGCTGTAAACTTCCATGTCAGTTCGTTCCCGTTGCGTTCCAGCACATAGGGCGCGGAAGCGCCAACCATACGGACGGTATTCTCATCCAACATCGCATCAAGGGTATCGGTTATGGAAACATTTTGCGCATTGGCGGTTCCGGTATTCTCAAACTGGATTGTGTAGGTAAGGGTATCATCCGCAGAAAAACCAGAGAAAAGGATTTTCCCGCCATGTTTTTCAGTTTTATCATTCGGGTCCCACGAACCCACAATCATTGCCGTTGAAAAATCGCTGTTGTTGTATGGAAAAGCATCATTTTCAGAAATGTTCCCGCTTACGGTATTGGTAAGTAATTGCCCTAAATCCACCTCAGGGATTGGCGGAACCTGCATCATTACATACATATAGCGGGTTTCGAAAGGCTGAAGGTCTGTAAAATTATAGGTAAACCCTGAAGCAGAAACAATGGCACCCGGCTCAGAAACCGCTGTGACAGTTGTCAATCCGTCAGCATTAAAAAATACGGTGCCCGAAGCAATGGCCTGGCTGCCGTTGTTGGTATATTCAACAAGATTCTGGTATTCAAATCCCGGTCTCGGCGGAAATCCAGCCTGTAGCAAACTGACTTTCAAATCATATGATGCAGACACGGCTGTTACCGGAAAATAATACGTGGTATCACTGCTGGGTGTAATATTTTCATATGACGCTGTTGTTAGCGTGTACAATGAAGCATATTGAGGATCAATTTCAAAATAAACATCATAAGAGTCCATGGACGAACCATAAATCAACGCCTCTCCCAAATACGGGTAGATGTATTGCTGATCTTCTGTGTCGTTTTTAACATAACGGAATTGTCCTAATGAAAATGCAGCTTCCCCATCATCTTTGATGTTATTGCCATTGGCATCCACAAAAGCCTTCAGCCTGATGCCGCCGGAAGGAAACACCGTGATGGTAATGATGTTAGTCTGCGTTGCCAGCAATGTTTGCCCCGTGACATCGTAGCCGTCTACCGTTGAAACAAAATCCAGTGCGCCATTGGCAATATCCTGTTCCGTAACAATATAATGGCCTGTCAGGCTCGTTACAACTCCGGGCAGCAATGTCCCTACAACTCCGTTATTGTCTAACACCATACCCTGTGGAATCGCAGTGCTGAGCGTCACATTGTAAAGCGTAACCATTCCTGTATTGGTTATATCGTATGTCATAACGATTTCATTACCATTTTGATAGGTAGTCATCATCATAGACAGTTCCGGGGCCGGGGCCTGATTGAGCATTGTAACCGTGGGGTTGTCATTCCCGTTTTCAGGATTCCCCTCATCTGAAACATCTGTAACCTGGTTTCCTGCCGGATCCGTTCCGATTACAGCCGCAGAATTGATTACAAAACCTGCATTTACATTCGCATCGGTAATAATATAAGCCGTGGCAAGGAAAGCCGTCTGCCCGGGAAGCAATGTTGACGGTGTCACAGGAACAAGAATCGAACCCGTCAACGCGTCATTGATGGCAAGGTTACTGATGGTGGTAGTTCCCGTATTGGTTACCGTAAAGTAATACGTGATGAGATCACCTGCCTGGCCATTTCCATTAACAGCGGCTGTTTTTATAAGCTGGAGCGAAGAAATGTTCTGCGGTGGCGTAAGCAAAGTGATCGTCGGGTTGCTGTCGCCGTTTGAAGGATCGCCGTCGTCCGAACTCATGTCGAAATCAGCACCATCCTGAGTAGAGACATGGATCGTAGCAGTATTCTCCACAAAGCCTGCATCGATATCATTCTGGTTGATAATATAATTCGAGTTGAAATTCCTGCTGTCACCGGGATACAACGTTTGCATGTCTAAATTATCCATTCCCACCAGCGGATCAGTCAATGTTATCGTCATTGGAACCGGACCGTTATTGACAATGTGAAACGTATAAGCGATATTGTCGCCCGGACTCAGCCCAACCGGATTCACATCCAGGTAAATACCGGTTACGAAAAATTCTACAGGGCCGGATACGGTTTTATCACGCGCCATCAGGCCTGAAAATTGAAGTACGGAGAAGAGAAGCGCAAGCAGAAACGGAGTGTAGTTTTTTTTCATAATTGGAAATTTATTGGTCAAATATATTCTTTTTAACAGGCCAAAGGCACGCGTAGTCAAAGTGCTACAACATCATTTCAGGTAAAGGCAATGGTTGTAATAATCAATAATCCCTTTGCCTTTCATCAGCACATCGGCCCCAATGATCCCATGCACGGTCTTTACCCCATGCTGTGTCAAAGCTTCATTTACATGTGACAAATCAAAAATAACGAGGTCAAGATCATCACATTTCCAGCGTACTACCTGCAATTGGTTGCCCAATGACAATTGCGTTACCATTCCCGTAGCGCCGGCACCGGCAGCTTTGGTTTTGGATTTTTTGGCTTTCAACAAGAACAGTTCAATGGACTCAAACCCTACACAGCTGTTTGAAGCGCCTGTATCCAGAATGAAATTTCCCGCGACACCATTGATTTTTGCTTTAATAAGTAAATGCTGGGTTTTGGTAATCCTGAACTTGATTTTTTTATACTTTTCCTGTTTCAGGATGTCGTGAAGGTCTTTCATAATCTCGGTTGAGTGTCAAAAATAGCCAAAATCCGAAAACCTTTGGCCTCAAAAAACTAACTTTGCATTTTATTTAAATTTATGCTCCTTACCGACACCCACGCCCATATTTACAGCGAAGAATTTGCCGACGACCGCGACGCGATGATGCAACGCGCGTTTGAATCCGGTGTGAAGCGTATTTTCGTGCCATCAATCGGTTCGTCATACACTGACAAAATGTATGCGATGGAAGCGCAATATCCAGAGTCCGTTTTCCTGATGATGGGTCTGCACCCGACGTATGTCAAAGAAAACTTCGAAGCTGAATTACAGCATGTGGAACATGAACTTTCCCGTCGGAAGTTCGCTGCCATAGGCGAAATCGGGATCGACCTGTATTGGGACAAATCGACCTTAGACATCCAGAAAATCGCTTTCCGCAGGCAGATCCAATGGGCGAAACAGTACAAATTGCCCATCAACATTCATTGCCGCGAAGCTTTTGATGAAATTTTCGAAATCCTTGAAGAAGAAAAATCTCGGGAATTATGGGGGATCTTCCATTGCTTCGCCGGAGATTATCAACAGGCGCTGCAAGCCATTTCACTGAATATGAAACTCGGGATCGGCGGTGTGGTCACTTTTAAAAACGGAAAAATCGACCAATTCCTGAACCAGATCGACATCAGCAATATCGTTTTGGAAACCGATGCGCCATACCTCGCTCCGGTACCTTTCCGCGGCAAGCGCAACGAAAGCAGTTACATCAGCAATGTAGTGGCAAAGCTTTCAGAAATTTACGGACTTCCGGCAGGCGACATCGCCCACATTACTACAGAAAATTCGAAAGCTGTTTTTGGGATTTAATAAAAAGAAAACAAGCATGTCAATAAATTTTCGTTCTTTTGTTAAGCTATTAAAAATCCGACATGCAGAAGTTTGACGCCATTCGTCCTTTTTATGATGCCGAAGTAAACGAGGCCATCCAGAAAGTCGCAAACCATCCGATGATGAAAGCGCTGATGAATTTTACTTTTCCGGATCT
This genomic stretch from Flavobacterium pallidum harbors:
- a CDS encoding DUF7619 domain-containing protein is translated as MKKNYTPFLLALLFSVLQFSGLMARDKTVSGPVEFFVTGIYLDVNPVGLSPGDNIAYTFHIVNNGPVPMTITLTDPLVGMDNLDMQTLYPGDSRNFNSNYIINQNDIDAGFVENTATIHVSTQDGADFDMSSDDGDPSNGDSNPTITLLTPPQNISSLQLIKTAAVNGNGQAGDLITYYFTVTNTGTTTISNLAINDALTGSILVPVTPSTLLPGQTAFLATAYIITDANVNAGFVINSAAVIGTDPAGNQVTDVSDEGNPENGNDNPTVTMLNQAPAPELSMMMTTYQNGNEIVMTYDITNTGMVTLYNVTLSTAIPQGMVLDNNGVVGTLLPGVVTSLTGHYIVTEQDIANGALDFVSTVDGYDVTGQTLLATQTNIITITVFPSGGIRLKAFVDANGNNIKDDGEAAFSLGQFRYVKNDTEDQQYIYPYLGEALIYGSSMDSYDVYFEIDPQYASLYTLTTASYENITPSSDTTYYFPVTAVSASYDLKVSLLQAGFPPRPGFEYQNLVEYTNNGSQAIASGTVFFNADGLTTVTAVSEPGAIVSASGFTYNFTDLQPFETRYMYVMMQVPPIPEVDLGQLLTNTVSGNISENDAFPYNNSDFSTAMIVGSWDPNDKTEKHGGKILFSGFSADDTLTYTIQFENTGTANAQNVSITDTLDAMLDENTVRMVGASAPYVLERNGNELTWKFTAIDLPPSEENTTIGHGYVTFEVKPEPGFELGDIIPNTASIYFDFNPAIVTNTFQTEFVSQLGVNDVSETDFRVYPNPAKDKVSVSMTGSKMIKSLELMDISGKSLLSENINANRAEMNLSGMSAGIYLLKLKSENGVETLKLIKQ
- a CDS encoding TatD family hydrolase, which produces MLLTDTHAHIYSEEFADDRDAMMQRAFESGVKRIFVPSIGSSYTDKMYAMEAQYPESVFLMMGLHPTYVKENFEAELQHVEHELSRRKFAAIGEIGIDLYWDKSTLDIQKIAFRRQIQWAKQYKLPINIHCREAFDEIFEILEEEKSRELWGIFHCFAGDYQQALQAISLNMKLGIGGVVTFKNGKIDQFLNQIDISNIVLETDAPYLAPVPFRGKRNESSYISNVVAKLSEIYGLPAGDIAHITTENSKAVFGI
- a CDS encoding retropepsin-like aspartic protease, whose protein sequence is MKDLHDILKQEKYKKIKFRITKTQHLLIKAKINGVAGNFILDTGASNSCVGFESIELFLLKAKKSKTKAAGAGATGMVTQLSLGNQLQVVRWKCDDLDLVIFDLSHVNEALTQHGVKTVHGIIGADVLMKGKGIIDYYNHCLYLK